From the Lathyrus oleraceus cultivar Zhongwan6 chromosome 4, CAAS_Psat_ZW6_1.0, whole genome shotgun sequence genome, one window contains:
- the LOC127135520 gene encoding cell division control protein 2 homolog A produces MMMIGVIHSLLKVMETVDDVFLVFEFFDTSLRRYIDNCFLFDIRGREKFFLRQALTGLAYCHSLKILHRDLKPNNILVSFRDYPDIGQIKLCDFDVAKTFEPPLSPYSNKMGIPCYKAPELLMGSTRYSTAVDIWSMGCIFAEMIKLKPLFVGIDEVQMLTEIFCLLGAPTQESWPGVSSICAFIEHLIDPSIMPKVFMFCF; encoded by the exons ATGATGATGATTGGTGTTATTCACAGTTTGCTGAAAGTGATGGAAACAGTTGATGATGTGTTTCTTGTTTTTGAGTTTTTTGACACGAGTCTTAGAAGATACATAGACAATTGCTTCCTTTTCGACATTCGAGGCCGGGAAAAA TTTTTTCTACGTCAAGCTCTTACTGGATTGGCATACTGCCATTCTCTCAAAATTCTACACAGAGATCTCAAACCTAATAATATTCTGGTTTCATTCAGAGATTATCCGGACATTGGTCAAATCAAGCTATGTGACTTTGATGTGGCAAAAACTTTTGAACCTCCTCTATCACCCTACTCTAACAAG ATGGGCATTCCTTGCTATAAAGCACCTGAACTTTTGATGGGTTCTACCCGTTATTCAACTGCAGTTGATATCTGGTCGATGGGCTGCATATTTGCTGAGATGATTAAGCTCAAACCTCTGTTCGTCGGTATAGACGAAGTACAGATGTTGACTGAGATATTTTG TTTGCTTGGTGCGCCAACACAAGAATCCTGGCCTGGTGTGTCTTCTATATGCGCCTTTATTGAACATCTTATTGATCCTTCAATCATGCCAAAGGTATTCATGTTCTGCTTCTGA